TGTCCACTACATGCAGCAGGATAACTTTCCTCAAGCCGGCATTTTTAAGTTCCCCTATACAGCTGAGCAAATCTTCCGTTTCGATTGTAAAATCCGCAGGAACAAGTACTGTGCTTATCATCTGTTGTCCGCAGCCCCCTTTCGTTCCATTTCTTTGAAGGTCTTATCTTTCAGTACCCTGTGGCTTTTTGATGACCCCAGTTCATAATTATGTCTTTATCGCTAATAGCTTGATGCACTGAAGTAAAAAAAGAAGGAGTGTTCTAAAGGAATAGTTGTTCTAAAGGAATAGTTGTTCTAAAGGAATAGTTGTTCTAAAGGAATAGTTGTTTCAAAAAAGCGTTCTAAATTGAGTATTATTGCCTTTGATGTAATTGAAAATAGTGTCTACTGAAGGTATTTCTAAGTAAGGGTTTTTGTTTTTGAGATCATTACTTGTGGCGTCTGGAGAGTTTGTAGGGGATGTTGAGGTCTGCAACAATATATTCAGGGTTCCCTGGCAGTTATAATTTGCAGTTTCTCTGGTAAATTGGCAGGGCGATGGGATATATGAGCGGATGGCAGGACGTGCACGGCAGGAGCACAGAGGAGCGATCCAAAAGCAGGTGAAGTATCAGAATATCCTGAGGGTAACGGTCCTCAGGGGGATTCCATCAGGATCGATAACTATGTTTGTCTGGTACGTGGCGGTGATGTAAGTATTTACTGACTTAAGAAAAGACAATAGAGGACTAATATAAAGAACAATTTATTGAAAATTACCTTTGTTGCGATGATGGTAGTTTTCGTCTCACTTTCCGGCTGCACGGAGCAGACGGATATTCAGGAAACGGATACATAGGAAATGGAATCGCTATCTCAGGAAGGGACCACTACCGTTGTAAAGTATACCCTTGTTGACACCGGACAGACTGCCTGTTATGACGACGAAGGAAACGAAATGGAGTGCCCTGAATCCGGTGAAACATTTTACGGCCAGAATGCCCAGTTTACAGGCAATCTTTTCAGCTACACCGACAACGGCGACAGAACAGTAACGGATGAAGTTACAGGATTGATGTGGTAGCAGACCTCTGCCAGTGGCAGCATAAGCTGAGAAGAAGCATGAATATTGTGAATCTCTGGAAATAGGCGGATATGACGACTGGCGCATGCCCACTTTGAAATAACTGTATTCCATCAGTAACTTTTCTCAGGGATGGCCTTATCTGGATACAGCCGATTTTGATCTCCCTGAGTGAGCGCCAGCAAGAGTGAACAATATTGGGTAGATTACTACGTCTGCACGACAATAGGGGGAGGCACAAAGGCGGCATTTGGTATCAATCATAGCACTGGATATATCAAAGCTTATCCGGCGGAAGTGTCGGGTCCCATGGGAAACTATGTACGGACTGTTCGCGGAAACTTGTATGGTGCGAATGATTTCGTAGACAATGGCGATGGCACGGTCACCGATCGTGCAACGGGGCTGATGTGGCAATAGGCCGATAGTGTCAGTGGTATGGACTGGGAGAACGCACTGGCTTATGCAGAGAATCTGACGTTGGTTGGCTATGAAGATTGGCGTCTGCTCAATGTCAAGGAACTCCAGAGCATCGTCGAAAAACAGGATATTTCAAAATTCTCTCCACCCTTAAGTTGAAAGGATGCCTGAACTGGCGAAAGTGCTGGGATGAAAATTATCTAATTCATAGAGAATGACGAAGAACCATAAAAAATATGTTTTTATTGCTTTATACTTCGTCAAAATCGATACTAAGGCTTCCTGCTTTTTTTGCAAGGGATTTTGCTATAAAACCGCTTTCTAGCTTGCATAGGTTAAGCACCCCGCAGGG
The Methanosarcina sp. WWM596 DNA segment above includes these coding regions:
- a CDS encoding DUF1566 domain-containing protein, with the translated sequence MDWENALAYAENLTLVGYEDWRLLNVKELQSIVEKQDISKFSPPLS